From Lepisosteus oculatus isolate fLepOcu1 chromosome 8, fLepOcu1.hap2, whole genome shotgun sequence, one genomic window encodes:
- the cul4b gene encoding cullin-4B isoform X1 → MSSTKIPSLTQPCTDALDSVLFLKKIDKCWQDHCRQMIMIRSIFLFLDRTYVLQNSMLPSIWDMGLELFRSYIISDQKVQNKTIDGILLLIERERNGEAIDRSLLRSLLSMLSDLQIYQDSFEQRFLEETNRLYAAEGQRLMQEREVPEYLHHVNKRLEEEADRVITYLDQSTQKPLIATVEKQLLGEHLTATLQKGLNHLLDENRIQDLSLLYQLFSRVRGGVQVLLQHWIEYIKAFGSTIVINPEKDKTMVQELLDFKDKVDHIIDICFLKNEKFVNAMKEAFETFINKRPNKPAELIAKYVDSKLRAGNKEATDEELEKMLDKIMIIFRFIYGKDVFEAFYKKDLAKRLLVGKSASVDAEKSMLSKLKHECGAAFTSKLEGMFKDMELSKDIMVQFKQYMQCQNIPGNIELTVNILTMGYWPTYVPMEVHLPPEMVKLQEIFKTFYLGKHSGRKLQWQSTLGHCVLKAEFKEGKKELQVSLFQTLVLLMFNEGEEFSLEDIKQATGIEDSELRRTLQSLACGKARVLTKTPKSKDVEDGDKFTCNDDFRHKLFRIKINQIQMKETVEEQASTTERVFQDRQYQIDAAIVRIMKMRKTLSHNLLVSEVYNQLKFPVKPADLKKRIESLIDRDYMERDKENPNQYNYVA, encoded by the exons ATGTCCTCGACCAAGATCCCTTCCTTAACTCAGCCGTGCACGGATGCTCTGGACAGCGTCCTCTTCCTAAAGAAGATCGACAAGTGCTGGCAGGATCACTGCAGACAAATG atCATGATTAGAAGTATATTCCTATTTCTGGATCGAACATATGTTTTACAAAATTCAATGCTGCCATCCATCTG GGATATGGGTCTGGAGCTGTTCAGGTCCTACATAATTAGTGATCAGAAGGTCCAGAACAAGACGATCGATGGCATCCTGCTGTTGATTGAGAGAGAGCGAAATGGGGAGGCCATCGACCGGAGTTTGCTTCGGAGCCTCCTGAGCATGCTGTCGGATTTGCAG ATTTATCAAGACTCATTTGAGCAGCGGTTTTTGGAAGAGACTAACCGCCTGTATGCTGCTGAAGGACAGAGACTGATGCAAGAAAGAGAG GTCCCCGAGTACCTTCACCATGTAAATAAGCGTTTAGAAGAGGAGGCGGACAGAGTTATCACGTATTTAGACCAGAGCACACA AAAACCCCTTATAGCCACTGTGGAAAAGCAGCTACTAGGTGAACATCTAACAGCCACCCTTCAGAAAG GCCTGAACCACCTCCTGGACGAGAATCGGATCCAGGACCTGTCGCTGCTCTACCAGCTCTTCAGCCGGGTGCGCGGAGGCGTGCAGGTCCTGCTGCAGCACTGGATCGAGTACATCAAG GCCTTCGGAAGCACAATCGTCATCAACCCCGAGAAGGACAAGACGATGGTCCAGGAGCTGTTGGATTTCAAAGACAAGGTGGATCACAtcatcgacatctgcttcctGAAGAATGAGAAGTTTGTCAACGCCATGAAGGAAGCATTTGAAACCTTTATCAATAAGAGGCCCAACAAACCAGCTGAGCTTATCG CTAAATATGTGGATTCGAAGCTCCGAGCGGGAAACAAGGAGGCTACAGACGAGGAATTGGAAAAAATGTTGGACAAAATAATGATCATCTTCAGGTTCATTTATG GCAAAGACGTATTTGAGGCCTTCTACAAGAAGGACCTAGCGAAGCGCTTGCTGGTGGGGAAGAGTGCTTCTGTGGACGCGGAGAAGTCCATGCTGTCCAAGCTCAAACACG AGTGCGGCGCTGCCTTCACCAGTAAACTGGAAGGGATGTTCAAGGACATGGAACTTTCGAAGGACATCATGGTGCAGTTCAAGCAG TATATGCAATGTCAAAACATACCTGGTAACATTGAACTGACAGTGAATATTTTAACAATGGGCTATTGGCCAACCTACGTGCCTATGGAAGTTCACCTGCCCCCAGAG ATGGTCAAACTGCAGGAGATCTTTAAGACATTTTACCTTGGGAAGCACAGCGGGAGGAAACTTCAGTGGCAGTCCACATTAGGACACTGTGTACTAAAAGCTGAATTTAAGGAG GGTAAAAAAGAGCTGCAGGTTTCACTGTTCCAGACGTTGGTGTTACTTATGTTCAACGAAGGAGAGGAGTTCAGTTTGGAAGATATTAAGCAGGCAACTGGAATag AGGACAGCGAGCTGCGGCGGACACTGCAGTCCCTGGCCTGCGGCAAGGCCAGAGTCCTCACCAAGACCCCCAAGAGCAAGGACGTGGAGGACGGAGACAAGTTCACCTGCAACGACGACTTCAGGCACAAGCTCTTCCGGATAAAGATCAACCAGATCCAGATGAAAGAGACG GTGGAGGAACAAGCCAGCACTACAGAGAGAGTATTCCAGGACCGGCAGTACCAGATCGATGCTGCCATCGTCAGGATAATGAAGATGAGGAAGACCCTGAGCCACAACCTACTGGTGTCAGAGGTGTATAACCAGCTCAAATTCCCAGTCAAG CCGGCTGACTTGAAGAAGAGAATAGAGTCGCTAATTGACAGGGACTATATGGAACGTGACAAGGAGAACCCCAACCAGTACAACTACGTGGCGTAG
- the mcts1 gene encoding malignant T-cell-amplified sequence 1 encodes MFKKFDEKENVSNCIQLKTSVIKGIKNQLLEQFPDIDSWLNQIMPKKDPVKIVRCHEHIEILTVNGELLFFRQREGPFYPTLRLLHKYPFILPHQQVDKGAIKFVLSGANIMCPGLTSPGAKLYPAEADKVVAIMAEGKQHALCVGVMKMSADNIEKVNKGIGIENIHYLNDGLWHMKTYK; translated from the exons ATGTTTAAAAA GTTTGACGAGaaggaaaatgtttccaattgcATACAGCTGAAGACGTCTGTCATCAAAGGCATAAAGAACCAGCTGTTGGAGCAGTTTCCTGACATCGATTCATGGCTTAATCAGATCATGCCGAAAAAAGATCCTGTCAAAATCGTCCGATG CCACGAGCACATTGAAATCCTGACTGTGAACGGGGAGCTGCTGTTCTTCAGGCAGAGAGAGGGCCCGTTCTACCCCACACTGAGACTGCTTCATAAAT ATCCCTTTATTCTTCCACACCAGCAAGTAGATAAAGGAGCCATTAAATTTGTCCTGAGCGGAGCCAACATCATGTGCCCAGGGCTGACGTCCCCTGGAGCCAAGCTGTACCCTGCAGAAGCTGACAAGGTAGTT GCTATAATGGCAGAAGGAAAGCAACATGCCCTCTGTGTTGGAGTGATGAAAATGTCGGCTGATAACAT TGAGAAAGTGAACAAGGGTATAGGGATTGAAAATATCCATTACCTTAACGACgggctgtggcacatgaagacATACAAGTGA
- the cul4b gene encoding cullin-4B isoform X2 yields MFPTGLSTPNPPPPAQEVRPAASDGNNGSSNNSTSKKRKINSSEKEDFDSLSSSPPKNISASCSSGSPTSHHIQKKLRFEDSVDFIGLNVKMAEESSSSSASSSNKAKNAFLAAGVGHHANGLTKTSTGSATFSNSKPGAAKKLVIKNFKEKPKLPENYTNETWQKLKGAVEAIQNSTSIKYNLEELYQAVENLCSHKISANLYKQLRVVCEDHIKAQIHQFREDALDSVLFLKKIDKCWQDHCRQMIMIRSIFLFLDRTYVLQNSMLPSIWDMGLELFRSYIISDQKVQNKTIDGILLLIERERNGEAIDRSLLRSLLSMLSDLQIYQDSFEQRFLEETNRLYAAEGQRLMQEREVPEYLHHVNKRLEEEADRVITYLDQSTQKPLIATVEKQLLGEHLTATLQKGLNHLLDENRIQDLSLLYQLFSRVRGGVQVLLQHWIEYIKAFGSTIVINPEKDKTMVQELLDFKDKVDHIIDICFLKNEKFVNAMKEAFETFINKRPNKPAELIAKYVDSKLRAGNKEATDEELEKMLDKIMIIFRFIYGKDVFEAFYKKDLAKRLLVGKSASVDAEKSMLSKLKHECGAAFTSKLEGMFKDMELSKDIMVQFKQYMQCQNIPGNIELTVNILTMGYWPTYVPMEVHLPPEMVKLQEIFKTFYLGKHSGRKLQWQSTLGHCVLKAEFKEGKKELQVSLFQTLVLLMFNEGEEFSLEDIKQATGIEDSELRRTLQSLACGKARVLTKTPKSKDVEDGDKFTCNDDFRHKLFRIKINQIQMKETVEEQASTTERVFQDRQYQIDAAIVRIMKMRKTLSHNLLVSEVYNQLKFPVKPADLKKRIESLIDRDYMERDKENPNQYNYVA; encoded by the exons atgtttccaACAGGTTTATCTACCCCTAATCCCCCACCGCCAGCTCAGGAGGTTAGACCAGCAGCTTCTGATGGTAATAACGGTAGCAGCAATAATTCAACgtccaaaaagagaaaaataaacagctCCGAAAAGGAAGACTTTGATTCCCTGTCTTCGTCTCCTCCCAAAAACATCAGTGCGTCCTGCTCCTCCGGGTCTCCCACCTCTCACCACATACAAAAGAAACTGAGGTTCGAGGACTCCGTGGATTTCATTGGGCTGAATGTGAAAATGGCTGAGGAGTCATCTTCATCATCTGCATCGTCCAGTAACAAGGCAAAAAACGCCTTTCTGGCCGCCGGGGTCGGACACCACGCTAACGGACTGACCAAAACCTCGACCGGTTCCGCCACCTTCTCCAACAGTAAACCCGGAGCTGCCAAGAAACTAGTGATCAAGAACTTCAAAG AAAAGCCCAAATTGCCAGAAAACTATACCAACGAAACCTGGCAGAAACTGAAGGGGGCAGTGGAGGCCATTCAGAACAGCACTTCAATCAAGTATAACCTAGAGGAGCTCTACCAG GCTGTTGAAAATCTCTGCTCCCATAAAATTTCTGCAAATCTTTATAAGCAGTTGAGGGTAGTGTGTGAAGACCACATTAAGGCACAGATTCATCAGTTCAGAGA GGATGCTCTGGACAGCGTCCTCTTCCTAAAGAAGATCGACAAGTGCTGGCAGGATCACTGCAGACAAATG atCATGATTAGAAGTATATTCCTATTTCTGGATCGAACATATGTTTTACAAAATTCAATGCTGCCATCCATCTG GGATATGGGTCTGGAGCTGTTCAGGTCCTACATAATTAGTGATCAGAAGGTCCAGAACAAGACGATCGATGGCATCCTGCTGTTGATTGAGAGAGAGCGAAATGGGGAGGCCATCGACCGGAGTTTGCTTCGGAGCCTCCTGAGCATGCTGTCGGATTTGCAG ATTTATCAAGACTCATTTGAGCAGCGGTTTTTGGAAGAGACTAACCGCCTGTATGCTGCTGAAGGACAGAGACTGATGCAAGAAAGAGAG GTCCCCGAGTACCTTCACCATGTAAATAAGCGTTTAGAAGAGGAGGCGGACAGAGTTATCACGTATTTAGACCAGAGCACACA AAAACCCCTTATAGCCACTGTGGAAAAGCAGCTACTAGGTGAACATCTAACAGCCACCCTTCAGAAAG GCCTGAACCACCTCCTGGACGAGAATCGGATCCAGGACCTGTCGCTGCTCTACCAGCTCTTCAGCCGGGTGCGCGGAGGCGTGCAGGTCCTGCTGCAGCACTGGATCGAGTACATCAAG GCCTTCGGAAGCACAATCGTCATCAACCCCGAGAAGGACAAGACGATGGTCCAGGAGCTGTTGGATTTCAAAGACAAGGTGGATCACAtcatcgacatctgcttcctGAAGAATGAGAAGTTTGTCAACGCCATGAAGGAAGCATTTGAAACCTTTATCAATAAGAGGCCCAACAAACCAGCTGAGCTTATCG CTAAATATGTGGATTCGAAGCTCCGAGCGGGAAACAAGGAGGCTACAGACGAGGAATTGGAAAAAATGTTGGACAAAATAATGATCATCTTCAGGTTCATTTATG GCAAAGACGTATTTGAGGCCTTCTACAAGAAGGACCTAGCGAAGCGCTTGCTGGTGGGGAAGAGTGCTTCTGTGGACGCGGAGAAGTCCATGCTGTCCAAGCTCAAACACG AGTGCGGCGCTGCCTTCACCAGTAAACTGGAAGGGATGTTCAAGGACATGGAACTTTCGAAGGACATCATGGTGCAGTTCAAGCAG TATATGCAATGTCAAAACATACCTGGTAACATTGAACTGACAGTGAATATTTTAACAATGGGCTATTGGCCAACCTACGTGCCTATGGAAGTTCACCTGCCCCCAGAG ATGGTCAAACTGCAGGAGATCTTTAAGACATTTTACCTTGGGAAGCACAGCGGGAGGAAACTTCAGTGGCAGTCCACATTAGGACACTGTGTACTAAAAGCTGAATTTAAGGAG GGTAAAAAAGAGCTGCAGGTTTCACTGTTCCAGACGTTGGTGTTACTTATGTTCAACGAAGGAGAGGAGTTCAGTTTGGAAGATATTAAGCAGGCAACTGGAATag AGGACAGCGAGCTGCGGCGGACACTGCAGTCCCTGGCCTGCGGCAAGGCCAGAGTCCTCACCAAGACCCCCAAGAGCAAGGACGTGGAGGACGGAGACAAGTTCACCTGCAACGACGACTTCAGGCACAAGCTCTTCCGGATAAAGATCAACCAGATCCAGATGAAAGAGACG GTGGAGGAACAAGCCAGCACTACAGAGAGAGTATTCCAGGACCGGCAGTACCAGATCGATGCTGCCATCGTCAGGATAATGAAGATGAGGAAGACCCTGAGCCACAACCTACTGGTGTCAGAGGTGTATAACCAGCTCAAATTCCCAGTCAAG CCGGCTGACTTGAAGAAGAGAATAGAGTCGCTAATTGACAGGGACTATATGGAACGTGACAAGGAGAACCCCAACCAGTACAACTACGTGGCGTAG